The following proteins are co-located in the Rhodococcus opacus B4 genome:
- a CDS encoding SH3-like domain-containing protein has product MMADKGYDVILNTLTPETTRDDVTLPDLDRKPDPWESSMQATAECLSWRGAWDNLDRRHTEDQLGETIYRDFPVRSRSVVATAHALMDKGVISPDELQAKMEEVRARFNRR; this is encoded by the coding sequence ATGATGGCGGACAAGGGCTACGACGTCATCCTGAACACGTTGACGCCGGAAACAACTCGCGACGACGTGACGCTCCCCGATCTCGACCGCAAGCCCGACCCGTGGGAGTCGAGCATGCAGGCCACCGCGGAATGCCTGTCCTGGCGTGGCGCCTGGGACAATCTCGACAGGCGCCACACCGAGGACCAGCTGGGCGAAACGATCTACCGTGACTTCCCCGTCCGCTCCCGGTCCGTCGTCGCCACCGCGCATGCGCTGATGGACAAGGGCGTCATCAGCCCGGACGAACTGCAGGCGAAGATGGAGGAAGTGCGCGCACGGTTCAACCGTCGCTAG